The Deltaproteobacteria bacterium region TTACGGAAACATCAAACCGATCAAGGAGAAACATCTCAAAATCCTCGAACAGATCGTCAAAGAGCATCTGATTGGAGGGGAGGTCGTCAAGGAGCATGTCCTCGGACAGATCCGGCCGGAGAACGGCGAGAAACCTTTTGATGATATTCCCTACTACGAGGAACTCTCTTTCAACTCCGCACAGGAACGGATTGTTCTCCGGAACTGCGGTTCCATGGATCCCGAGAGTATCGGCGAGTATTGTGCCCGTGACGGTTACAAGGCGCTGACAAAGGTTTTAAAGGAGATGACCCCGGAAGAGGTGGTCGACGAGATGAAACTCTCGGGACTTCGCGGGCGGGGCGGTGCCGGTTTTCCCACCGGACTCAAGTGGGGTTTTGCGGCCATGTCCCGGTCCGATGTGAAGTATATGATCTGCAACGCCGACGAAGGGGATCCCGGGGCCTTCATGGATCGCTCCGTGCTCGAAGGGGACCCCCACTCCGTCCTTGAGGGGATGGCAATCGGCGGCTATGCCATGGGGGCGCATACCGGGTATATCTACGTCCGGGCCGAATACCCCCTGGCGATCAAACGCCTGAAGATTGCTATTGCTCAGGCCGGGGAGCGGGGCCTTCTCGGAAAGAATATTCTGAAAACGGGTTTTGATTTTGAGATCTTCATCAAACAGGGAGCCGGGGCCTTTGTCTGCGGAGAAGAGACGGCCCTGATTGCCTCGATCGAAGGCAAAAGAGGGATGCCCCGTCCCAAGCCGCCCTTTCCTGCGAATCACGGGCTCTGGGGAAAGCCGACGAATATCAATAATGTCGAGACCCTTGCCAACGTTGCGCCGATCATCCTGAAGGGGGGCGCCTGGTATGCCGGTTTCGGCACGGAAAAGAGCAAGGGGACCAAGGTCTTTGCCCTGGCGGGGAAGATCAGCAATCCCGGTCTGATCGAAGTCCCCATGGGCAAACCGCTCAGGGAAATCATCTACGATATCGGCGGCGGCTGTCCCGGCGGGAAAGCCTTCAAGGCGGTCCAGACCGGCGGCCCTTCGGGGGGATGTATCCCTGCGTCGATTATCGATACCCCCGTCGATTACGAATCGCTCGCTCAGGCCGGGGCGATCATGGGATCGGGCGGCATGGTGGTCATGGATGAGAACACCTGTATGGTCGAGATGGCCCGTTATTTTCTCAATTTTACCCAAGAGGAGTCGTGCGGGAAATGTGTTCCCTGCCGGGTCGGGACCAAACGGATGCTCGAGATCCTCGAACGGATTGTGGAGGGAAAGGGGAAAGAAGGGGACGTGGAACTCTTAAAGGACCTGGGGGAGGATGTCAAGGCGGCTTCTCTCTGCGGCCTGGGGCAGACGGCGCCCAATCCGGTTCTTTCCACGATTCGATATTTTCAGGACGAGTATGATGCCCACATCCATGAGAAACGCTGTCCGGCCGGTGTCTGCAAAGCGCTCTTCCAGTACCGGGTGGAAGATCCTTTCTGCAAGATGTGCGGCCTCTGCGTCCGAAAGTGTCCTGTGGGGGCCATCCAGGGCGGGCCGAAGAAAATTGCGAAGATCATAGACAGCAAATGCGTCAAGTGCGGTGTTTGTATCGAGGTCTGTCCCTTTGAGGCCATTACGCAGGTTGACACTCATGAGAAATCCGAGACATAAACTTCGGGAAGATCTTCCGGAGAGCCGACAGTCACATCCCTGACAAGGACATTGAGGTACTCTTATGAACGTAACGATTAACGGCAAGGTCATTGACGCCCGGCCGGAAAGCACGATCCTGGAGGTGGCACGGGAAGGGGGGATTCATATCCCTACGCTCTGTTATCACAAGCAGCTTTCGCCTTACGGGGGCTGTCGGCTCTGTATCGTCGAGGTCGAAGGAATTCCCCGGCTGGTGGCTTCCTGCACGACACCGGTCACGGACGGGATGGTGGTCAAGACCGATACGGAGCAGATCCGGAAGGTACGAAAGACCATTGTTGAACTGATTCTCTCCAACCATCCGAATGAATGTATGGTCTGCGAACAGAACGGTCGATGCGAACTGCAGGATCTGGCTTACGAATTCGGATTAAAAGAGATCCGGTTCCAGGGAGAAAAGAGTGTCTATCCGATTCAGAATCAGAACCCCCTGATCGAGCGGGACTACAACAAGTGTATTCTCTGCGGCCGTTGTGTCCGGATGTGCGATGAGGTCCAGGGGGTTGGCGCCGTTGATTTTTCCAATCGCGGGTTCCATGCCAAGATCGCGACGGAGTACGACGGGGTGCTGGCCTGTGAATTTTGCGGGAACTGTGTCGAGGCTTGTCCCGTGGGGGCGCTGACCGGGAAAATCTCGCGGTACAAGGGGCGTTCCTGGGAGGCGAAGAAGGTCCGGACGGTTTGCAACTACTGCGGTTGCGGCTGTACGATTACGATGCATGCCAAGGAGGGGCAGGTGATCCGGGTCAGCCGGGCGGACGGCGCCACCGTCAATGACGGCTGCATGTGCGTCAAGGGGAAGTTCGGGTTCGAGTATATCAACCATGAAGACCGTTTGACGACCCCCCTGGTTCGAAAAGACGGCAAGCTGGTGGAGGCGACCTGGGAGGAGGCCCTCGAGCGGGTGGCGGAGAACCTGGGGCGGATCAAGCAGGACTATGGCAGCAACAGTATCGGCGGCCTCTGCTCGGCCAAGTGCACCAACGAAGATAATTATGTTTTTCAGAAGTTCATGCGAACGGTGATCGGCACCAACAATGTTGATCACTGTGCACGGTATTGACACAGCTCCACGGTCGCCGGTCTGGTGGCCTCCTTTGGAAGCGGTGCGATGACGAACTCGATTGAGGAGTTTGTCCATTCCAATGCCTATTTCGTGATCGGGTCCAACACCACGGAGGCGCACCCGATTATTGCGCTCCAGTTGAAAAAAGGTGTCCGGTTCAACGGGGCGAAGCTGGTTGTGGCGGACCCCCGGGAGATTCCGCTGACCCGGTATGCCGACCTCTGGCTCCGGCACCGGCCGGGGACGGACGCTGCCCTGATCAACGGCCTGATGCACCTGATTCTCAAGGAGGGGCTGGAAGACCGGGAATTCGTCCGAGACCGGACCGAGAATTTTGACGCACTGAAGAAGGTCTTGAAAAAATATACGCCAGCCTATACGGAGAAGGTCACCGGTGTTCCGAAAGAGAAGTTGCAGGAAGCGGCACGGATTATCGGGACGGAAGAACGTGTGGCCTTCTTTTATGCCATGGGGATTACCCAGCATGTGATGGGGACCGAGAACGTCATGAGTGTGGCCAATCTTGCCATGTTGACGGGGAATGTCGGCAAACCGGGGACGGGTGTCAATCCTCTGCGGGGACAGAGCAATGTCCAGGGGGCCTGTGACATGGGCGGGCTCTTTGACTACTATCCCGGATATCAGCGGGTCGATCAGGAGGCAAACCGGCAAAAGTTCTCCAAGGCCTGGCGGTGCGATACCTTGAGCCGGGAACCGGGGCTTCCCGCCACGGGCATGGTGAATGCCGCAATTGAGGGAAAGGTGAAGGCCCTCTATGTGATGGGGGAAAACCCGATCCTTTCCGATCCCGATATCGGTCATACGGAGAAGGCTTTTGCAAATCTTGAATTCCTGCTGGTGCAGGACATCTTCCTGACCGAGACGGCGGCCCTGGCGGATGTGGTGCTGCCTGCAGCGAGTTTTGCCGAGAAAGACGGGACCTTCACCAACACGGAGCGGCGTGTGCAGCGGGTCCGGGAGGTGATTGAGCCGGTGGGAGGCAGCCGGGTCGACTGGAAGATTCTTGCGGCGATTGCCGAAAAGATGGGACGGCCGATGCACTTTCAGGACAGCGCCGGAATTTTCGATGAAATGGCTTCCGTGACCCCCCTTTACGGTGGAATCTCGCACGAGCGTCTGGAGCGGGGGAGTTTGCAGTGGCCCTGCCCGGATGCCGATCATCCCGGAACGCCCTATCTGCATAAAGGGAAGTTCTCCCGGGGCAAGGGATTCTTTTCTCCCGTGGATTACAAACCGCCGACGGAACTTCCGGATGCAAAGTATCCCTTCCTCCTGACGACGGGGCGGATGCTCTCTCATTATCATACGGGCAGCATGACCCGACGGTCCGGGGGGCTTCATGAACTCTGTCCGGAAGGGTTTGTCGAGATCCATCCCCGGGACGCGAAGAAGCTCAAGATCAAGGATGGGGAAGAGATTCGTCTCACATCCCGCCGCGGAACAGTGACGGTGAAGGCGAAGATCACCCGGCGTGTCCCTCCGAAAGTGGTCTATATGAATTTTCATTTTGCCGAATCGGCGGCCAATCGCCTGACCATTGCCGCCCTTGATCCTCTTTCAGGGATTGCCGAAGCAAAGGTCTGTGCCGTGAAGGTGGAAAAGATGCAGTCCGTGAAGGTGACGGTTTAAGGAGGAAGGTGCCATGGGAATGATTGATATCCTGAGGGTCAATCCGCTCTTTGTCGATCTGACCGACCGGGAGCTGGAAAAAGTGGTGGAGGTTGTTCAGAAGAAGAAATGTGGCGCCGGCAGTGAAATCTTTGATGAAAATATGCCGGGTCGGGAACTCTACATTATTCTAAGCGGCAAGATCCGGATTGTGAAAATCACGCGTGAAGGGGAACGTCAGACCCTGAGTGTTCTGAAACCTGGAAGTTTCTTCGGGGAACTCTCTCTTCTGGACGGCCGGAAACATTCCGCCTCCGCCGAGGCCGTGGAGGATTCCACCCTGCTTGTCTTGACGCAGCAATCGCTGGCGTCGATCGAGAAGAATCACCCCGAAGTGGCCCTGAAGGTGATCAAGAACATGGCGCTGAAGATCAGCGGTATCCTTCGGGAGATGAACGAAAAGTTCATGGGGATGGTGAACTATATGTGGTAATGGAAAAGCGTTCCGTTTTTTCATGTTGTCAAACCAATCTATCAACTGGAACGGGAGGAGATCATGGCATTAGATCCGACAAAACACGCCGATTGGGAAATCGCACAGGAAGCGGAATCCCGGATGAAGACCGTCTATCAGCTGGCCGAGGAGTTGGGGCTGGAAAAAGAGGAACTGCTTCCTCACGGGCATTATGTGGCCAAGGTTGACTTTGCCGGGGTGACCCGGCGTCTGGCCGACCGTCCCAACGGGAAGTATGTGGATGTGACGGCGATTACGCCGACGCCTTTGGGAGAAGGAAAGTCGACCTCCACCATGGGGCTGGTGCAGGGGCTGGGCAAACGGGGGAAGAGTGTTACTGCAGCGATCCGACAACCTTCCGGCGGACCGACGATGAACATCAAGGGGTCCGCCGCCGGCGGAGGCCTTTCCCAGTGCATTCCGTTGACCCCCTTTTCCCTGGGGTTGACGGGAGACATCAATGCCATCATGAATGCCCACAATCTGGCCATGGTGGCGCTCACCGCACGAATGCAGCATGAGTTCAATTACGACGACGCGATCCTTGCTACGAAGAACCTGAAGCGTCTCAATATCGACCCCAACAATGTGGAGATGGGATGGATCATTGATTTCTGCGCCCAGTCCCTCCGGCATATCATCATCGGGATGGGGGGGAAGATGGATGGGTTCATGATGCCCTCCAAGTTCGGTATCGCCGTCTCGTCCGAGATCATGGCGATCCTCGCCGTGGCAAACGACCTCAAGGACATGCGGGAACGGATGGGGAAAATCGTTGTTGCCTACAGCAAGAGCGGCGATCCCGTAACCACGGCCGACCTCGAGGTGGATGGTGCCATGACGGCCTGGATGGTGGAGGCGCTCAACCCGAATCTGCTTCAGACCCTCGAAGGACAGCCGGTCTTCGTTCATGCCGGTCCCTTTGCAAACATCGCGATCGGTCAGTCCTCGATCATTGCCGACCGGGTCGGTTTGAAGTTGGGGGACTATCACGTCACGGAATCGGGTTTCGGCGCCGACATCGGATTCGAAAAATTCTGGAATCTGAAATGCCGTTTCTCCGGCCTGAAACCAAATGCTGCTGTTGTGGTGGCCACGATCCGGGCGCTCAAGTGCCACGGAGGGGCCCCCATCCCGGTCCCGGGCCGTCCCATGCCGGAAGAGTACTCGGGGGAGAATGTCGGCTGGGTTGAAAAAGGGTGTGAGAACCTGGTACACCACATCAAGAATGTCAAACAGGCGGGGATCAATCCAGTGGTCTGTATCAATGCCTTTTACACCGATACCGACAATGAGATCAACGCGGTGCGGCGGCTCGCGGAAGCCGCCGGTGCCCGGGTGGCTCTTTCCCGCCATTGGGAACATGGCGGCGACGGCGCCCTCGAATTTGCCGATGCAGTGGTGGATGCCTGTAATGAGCCGAATGATTTTCAGTTTCTCTATGACCTGAAGACTCCGCTGCGCACCCGTATCGAAATGATTGCGGAGCATGTCTACGGCGCCGACGGGGTGGAATACTCTCCCGGGGCTCTCTCCAAGGCAAAGCGGATCGAAGCGGATCCGGAACTCTCGAAACTGGGCACCTGCATGGTGAAGACGCATCTGAGTCTTTCCGACAACCCCATGATTAAGGGGGTGCCCAAGGCGTGGAAACTTTCCGTCCAGGATATCCTGACTTACGGAGGCGCCGGTTTTGTCGTGCCCGTGGCGGGGACGATCAGTCTCATGCCCGGGACGGCCTCGGATCCGGCCTATCGCCGTGTGGATGTGGATGTAGAGAGCGGGAAGGTAACGGGTCTTTTTTAAGAGGGATTGAGTATCCTACCGGGAATTTATGATGAGGGATCGATCTTTTGACGCAGGCAGGGAAAGCCGGGGGGTGTTGCTGCCCCTCGGCGTCCTGATCCTTGCGGGAATTGCGGGGAACCTGATTGCCCGGGCCATGGGGATGTTGGTGCCGGGAGGGGTTTTGCATGACCTGTTGGTCTCGGGATTCCGTTTCGGGATTGATCCGCCCTGGACACTCAATCTTGCCGTATTCTCCCTGAGTTTCGGGTTTTCTCTGAACCTGACCTTTACGGGTGTCCTTATGATGATCTTGTTTCTCTTCTTGTACAAGAAGGCTTGACGATCTGCAGGTTGGTTCTCTGATTTTTAGCGGGTGTTCTTTCTATTATGGCTGTCCATCCTTTTCTTCGAGGTTTCTTTTTTTCTTTTTTCCTGCTCGTTCTTTCGTCGTGGATCCTGCCGCCGGTCGTCCGGGCCGATGTTACGATCGAGTTTGTCCTCGATGGCTCCGGGTCGATGTGGGGGCAGCTCTATGACCAGTACAAGATTGTGATCCTGAAACAGGGGATGGAAAGTTTCCTGGAGAAGGCTCCCGACGACCTGCGGATCGGCATTCGCGCCTTCGGCCTCAGCGGGGAAGAGGGGTGCAGCAACACGCGTCTTCTCCTGCCGCCGACGATGAACGCCTATCCCGAGGTGATCCAGGCGGTGAAAAAGATGAACCCGTCGGGGCAGGCACCGATCATTTTTGCGCTTCGAAAGGGGCTAAAAGACCTGAAAGGGGCTGAAGGGAAAAAACTCCTGATCCTGATTGCGGATGGGCGGGACACTTGTGAAGCCGACAGCCTTGGGGCGGTGGAAAAGCTTTCCCAGGCCCTCTCCGGCGTGGAGATCCATGTGATCGGTCTGGGCCTTCCGGCCGGGGAAGACCGGACGGAGTTAAAACTCCTTGCCGCCAAGGCAAACGGAAATTATTATAATGTCTCCAACAGCAGTCAATTAAAGCGGCGGGTCTCCGGGATTGTCGGACAAACAATCCGGGAGGAGAAGGAACGTCTCCGGCTGCTTGCCGAGGAGAAGGTCCGGCAGGCCACCCTGGCCGAAAAGACCCGGCTGGTCGTGGAATTCGTCAGTCATGTTCCCGGATTCTTCTGCAGCGGGATCCGTCTGCTCGATCTGCAGATCGACGGGAAACCGGTCAAAGCTTCGGGGATGACCGGGATCGGCTGTACGGACCGGGTTCGACTCTACGATCGTCCACTGGCCGCGGGAGACCATACGATCCTCCTGCAATACGAAAAGGACAATCACGGTGATTTTCTTAAAAGTCGCCCGGAATCATTTTCCGTGAACGTGACCTCCGGCAAAACGACCCGGCTGGAATGCCGTACGGCCGGTCACCTTCTCTATTGGGGGCTCGACTTTTCCGTAGAGGAGGTTGACTCGCCCTGAAGAGGGCCGGGCTGCCGGCTTCTGTTGCGTCCCCGAAGGGGCCCATCTGTGATGAAACTCTGCAAGGTCAAATTCTTTCCCAGTGAACGGAGCATCTCCGTTCGTGTCGGTTCCACCCTTCTCAAGGCGGCCTCCATGGCCGGGGTTCATATCAACGCTTCCTGCGGCGGTGCGGGGACCTGCGGAAAGTGCCGTGCCGTGATCCGGGAAGGGGACTATCGGACGGAATCGAGCATCCATCTGCCGGAGGAAGACCGTGCAGAAGGCTATGTCCTTTCCTGTCTGACCGTGATCGAAGGGGATTGCGAGGTTGAGATTCCGAAAGAGGCACAGCGGGGTGAAGGTACGCAGGTGGCGACGGGGATCCCCGGGATGGAATTGCTCAAAATCGGGGAACGGGAGATCCGTCCCCGGACCAAGAAGGTACACTTCAGGATTTCCCCGCCGACGCTTGATGACAATATATCCGACTGGGCCCGCCTGCGGCGTGATCTGAACAATGCCGGTTATGGCGGGCTACCGGTTACCTGCGGCTTGTCGGTGTTGCAGAAGATGGGGCGTGTCCTGCGGGAAAGTCACTGGGACGTAACGGTGACGCTCCTCTGGAGCCAGGTGGAACTGGAGGTTATGGACATTGAACCGGGCGATGTGACACAGTCCCGTTACGGGCTGGCCATCGATGTGGGAACGACGACGGTCGTGGCTTACCTGGTTCACCTCAACACCGGTGAGGTGATTGACGTCGAATCGGACCTGAATGCCCAGATCCGATGCGGGGAGGATGTTATCTCCCGGATTGTCTATGCCACGGAGGTGGGGACGGTGGAGGAGGTCCACGGTCTTGTGATCGAGACCATCAGCGGCCTGGTCCGCCGCCTGACCCGGCGTAACGGTATCCGGTCGGAGGACATCGATTCCGTTGTGGCCGCCGGAAACACGACCATGACCCATCTCCTCTATAATTTGGATCCGCATACCATCCGGGAAGAGCCCTACATCCCGACGGTGAATCTGTTCCCCGTCATCAAGGCCCGGGAGATCGGGATTCACTCCAATCCGAATGCCAGCATCTATGCCGTGCCCGGGACGGCCAGTTACGTGGGCGGAGATATCACCGCCGGGGTCCTTGCCTCGGAGATCTACAAGAGTGATGCGTTAACAATCTTTATCGATATCGGGACCAACGGGGAGCTGGTGTTGGGAAACCGGGAATGGCTGGTCGCTGCCTCCTGCTCCGCCGGCCCGGCCTTTGAGGGAGGCGGAGTGAAGTTCGGCATGCGGGCCTGCCGAGGGGCGATTGAAGGGGTTCGAATCGATCGGGAGACCTTGGAACCGGAGTGCCATGTTATCGGAGGGGGGGCGCCGGAAGGGATTTGCGGTTCCGGGATGATCGATGTGCTGGCCGAGATGTGCATGGCCGGGGTGATCGATCCGAAGGGAAATTTCGTCTCCGAGCTTAAGACCGACCGGATTCGTCCGGGAGAGACCGGCCTGGAATATGTCCTGGCACGGGAAGCCGAGACGGAGATCGGACGCGACATCGTACTGACGGATTCGGATATCGACAATATCATTCGGACGAAAGGGGCGATCTACGCCGGATTCCGTACCCTCCTGGGCGAAATGGGTCTTACCTTTGGTGATGTGGAGCGTTTCATCATTGCCGGGGGGTTCGGGAACTATATTGATATCGAGAAGGCGATCATCATCGGGCTTCTGCCCGACCTGCCGGAAGAACGCTTCCACTTTATCGGTAATTCCTCCATTATCGGTGCTTACCTGGTCCTCCTGTCCAAGGAGATGCGGCTGGAGGCCGAAGAGATCGCCCGGAAAATGACCTACATTGAACTTTCCGTTTCCCACTCCTTCATGGATGAATACATGTCCGCCCTTTTCCTTCCTCATACTGATCTTACCGCCTTCCCGACCGTTTCCGAGATTATGCGGCAGAAACGAAAAACCCCGTAAATCCCTTGTTGCGGCATCCCCGATTCTCCTGCACGGGAGTTGATTCCCATGCGGCTTTGTGCAATAATCCGGAATTGTTCAGAACCTAGCGGAGACGAGAAGGAATTTTATGAAGCCGAAACTTCTAATCGTGGACGACGACGAAGGGATCCTCAAGCAGTTGAAGTGGGCTTTTGCCGATGAATATACGATCTTCCTCTCTTCCGACAAGTCGACGGCCCTGGAACTGTTGGCGGAACAGAAGCCGGACCTTGTGGCCCTGGACCTGGGCCTTTCCCCCCACATGAGCGGCAAGTCCGATGAGGAAGGTCTCGAAATTTTACAGCGGGTGCTGGAACAGGATCCCCTCACGAAGGCCATTATGATTACGGGGAACGAAGACAAGGCGTGTGCCATCCGTGCCATCCGGATGGGCGCGTACGATTATTATGCCAAGCCGATTGATATCGAAGAACTCCGGCTGCTTTTGAAACGTGCCCGGCACATCCAGGAACTCGAACGCGAGAACCGGATGATGCAGGAGTCGATGCTCCGGCAGAAACGATTCGGCGGGATGATCGGCTGCTCACCGGCCATGCAGGAGGTCTATCGCCAGATCGAAGGGGTGGCCGGCAGTAATGTAACCGTCCTGATCGAAGGGGAGAGCGGGACCGGCAAGGAGCTGGCCGCCCGGGCGGTCCACGAAAAGAGCGATCGGTCTGCAAAGCCTCTGGTGGTGATCAATTGTGGGGCGATTCCGGAGAACCTTCTGGAATCGGAACTCTTCGGCCACGAGAAGGGGGCCTTCACCGGTGCGATGTCCTCCAGGGTCGGCAAGTTTGAACAGGCCGACGGCGGCAGCATTTTCCTCGACGAGATCGGGGAACTTCCCCTGTCGCTCCAGGTGAAACTCCTTCGCTTCCTGCAGGAACATGAAATCGAACGGGTTGGTGGAAAACGTCCTGTTCAACTGGACGTCCGGGTCATCGCAGCGACCAACCGGGACCTTGAGGAGGAGGTGGAATCGGGCCGTTTTCGGAAGGACCTCTATTTCCGGTTGAACGTGGTCCGTATCGTTCTGCCTTTGTTGAAGGATCGGGTAGGGGATCGCCTCCTGCTGGCCAACCATTTTCTGCAGGTCTACCGGGCGGAACGGAA contains the following coding sequences:
- the nuoF gene encoding NADH-quinone oxidoreductase subunit NuoF, whose amino-acid sequence is MVGMGTCGRAAGGMKVFDALDQLLQADKVKAELEQTGCIGMCSQEVLVDVQLPGRTRVLYGNIKPIKEKHLKILEQIVKEHLIGGEVVKEHVLGQIRPENGEKPFDDIPYYEELSFNSAQERIVLRNCGSMDPESIGEYCARDGYKALTKVLKEMTPEEVVDEMKLSGLRGRGGAGFPTGLKWGFAAMSRSDVKYMICNADEGDPGAFMDRSVLEGDPHSVLEGMAIGGYAMGAHTGYIYVRAEYPLAIKRLKIAIAQAGERGLLGKNILKTGFDFEIFIKQGAGAFVCGEETALIASIEGKRGMPRPKPPFPANHGLWGKPTNINNVETLANVAPIILKGGAWYAGFGTEKSKGTKVFALAGKISNPGLIEVPMGKPLREIIYDIGGGCPGGKAFKAVQTGGPSGGCIPASIIDTPVDYESLAQAGAIMGSGGMVVMDENTCMVEMARYFLNFTQEESCGKCVPCRVGTKRMLEILERIVEGKGKEGDVELLKDLGEDVKAASLCGLGQTAPNPVLSTIRYFQDEYDAHIHEKRCPAGVCKALFQYRVEDPFCKMCGLCVRKCPVGAIQGGPKKIAKIIDSKCVKCGVCIEVCPFEAITQVDTHEKSET
- a CDS encoding VWA domain-containing protein, with amino-acid sequence MAVHPFLRGFFFSFFLLVLSSWILPPVVRADVTIEFVLDGSGSMWGQLYDQYKIVILKQGMESFLEKAPDDLRIGIRAFGLSGEEGCSNTRLLLPPTMNAYPEVIQAVKKMNPSGQAPIIFALRKGLKDLKGAEGKKLLILIADGRDTCEADSLGAVEKLSQALSGVEIHVIGLGLPAGEDRTELKLLAAKANGNYYNVSNSSQLKRRVSGIVGQTIREEKERLRLLAEEKVRQATLAEKTRLVVEFVSHVPGFFCSGIRLLDLQIDGKPVKASGMTGIGCTDRVRLYDRPLAAGDHTILLQYEKDNHGDFLKSRPESFSVNVTSGKTTRLECRTAGHLLYWGLDFSVEEVDSP
- a CDS encoding cyclic nucleotide-binding domain-containing protein — protein: MGMIDILRVNPLFVDLTDRELEKVVEVVQKKKCGAGSEIFDENMPGRELYIILSGKIRIVKITREGERQTLSVLKPGSFFGELSLLDGRKHSASAEAVEDSTLLVLTQQSLASIEKNHPEVALKVIKNMALKISGILREMNEKFMGMVNYMW
- a CDS encoding DUF4321 domain-containing protein; protein product: MMRDRSFDAGRESRGVLLPLGVLILAGIAGNLIARAMGMLVPGGVLHDLLVSGFRFGIDPPWTLNLAVFSLSFGFSLNLTFTGVLMMILFLFLYKKA
- a CDS encoding formate--tetrahydrofolate ligase, producing the protein MALDPTKHADWEIAQEAESRMKTVYQLAEELGLEKEELLPHGHYVAKVDFAGVTRRLADRPNGKYVDVTAITPTPLGEGKSTSTMGLVQGLGKRGKSVTAAIRQPSGGPTMNIKGSAAGGGLSQCIPLTPFSLGLTGDINAIMNAHNLAMVALTARMQHEFNYDDAILATKNLKRLNIDPNNVEMGWIIDFCAQSLRHIIIGMGGKMDGFMMPSKFGIAVSSEIMAILAVANDLKDMRERMGKIVVAYSKSGDPVTTADLEVDGAMTAWMVEALNPNLLQTLEGQPVFVHAGPFANIAIGQSSIIADRVGLKLGDYHVTESGFGADIGFEKFWNLKCRFSGLKPNAAVVVATIRALKCHGGAPIPVPGRPMPEEYSGENVGWVEKGCENLVHHIKNVKQAGINPVVCINAFYTDTDNEINAVRRLAEAAGARVALSRHWEHGGDGALEFADAVVDACNEPNDFQFLYDLKTPLRTRIEMIAEHVYGADGVEYSPGALSKAKRIEADPELSKLGTCMVKTHLSLSDNPMIKGVPKAWKLSVQDILTYGGAGFVVPVAGTISLMPGTASDPAYRRVDVDVESGKVTGLF
- a CDS encoding DUF4445 domain-containing protein encodes the protein MKLCKVKFFPSERSISVRVGSTLLKAASMAGVHINASCGGAGTCGKCRAVIREGDYRTESSIHLPEEDRAEGYVLSCLTVIEGDCEVEIPKEAQRGEGTQVATGIPGMELLKIGEREIRPRTKKVHFRISPPTLDDNISDWARLRRDLNNAGYGGLPVTCGLSVLQKMGRVLRESHWDVTVTLLWSQVELEVMDIEPGDVTQSRYGLAIDVGTTTVVAYLVHLNTGEVIDVESDLNAQIRCGEDVISRIVYATEVGTVEEVHGLVIETISGLVRRLTRRNGIRSEDIDSVVAAGNTTMTHLLYNLDPHTIREEPYIPTVNLFPVIKAREIGIHSNPNASIYAVPGTASYVGGDITAGVLASEIYKSDALTIFIDIGTNGELVLGNREWLVAASCSAGPAFEGGGVKFGMRACRGAIEGVRIDRETLEPECHVIGGGAPEGICGSGMIDVLAEMCMAGVIDPKGNFVSELKTDRIRPGETGLEYVLAREAETEIGRDIVLTDSDIDNIIRTKGAIYAGFRTLLGEMGLTFGDVERFIIAGGFGNYIDIEKAIIIGLLPDLPEERFHFIGNSSIIGAYLVLLSKEMRLEAEEIARKMTYIELSVSHSFMDEYMSALFLPHTDLTAFPTVSEIMRQKRKTP
- the prsR gene encoding PEP-CTERM-box response regulator transcription factor is translated as MKPKLLIVDDDEGILKQLKWAFADEYTIFLSSDKSTALELLAEQKPDLVALDLGLSPHMSGKSDEEGLEILQRVLEQDPLTKAIMITGNEDKACAIRAIRMGAYDYYAKPIDIEELRLLLKRARHIQELERENRMMQESMLRQKRFGGMIGCSPAMQEVYRQIEGVAGSNVTVLIEGESGTGKELAARAVHEKSDRSAKPLVVINCGAIPENLLESELFGHEKGAFTGAMSSRVGKFEQADGGSIFLDEIGELPLSLQVKLLRFLQEHEIERVGGKRPVQLDVRVIAATNRDLEEEVESGRFRKDLYFRLNVVRIVLPLLKDRVGDRLLLANHFLQVYRAERKKKINGFTPEAEIALKTAEWEGNVRELENRIRKAIIVTQGPLISERDLDLACREGMVPLPLKEAREKLDREYILLALKSSQGNISKAARELGISRVTLHDMLKKYGISVRDVEC
- the fdhF gene encoding formate dehydrogenase subunit alpha, whose amino-acid sequence is MNVTINGKVIDARPESTILEVAREGGIHIPTLCYHKQLSPYGGCRLCIVEVEGIPRLVASCTTPVTDGMVVKTDTEQIRKVRKTIVELILSNHPNECMVCEQNGRCELQDLAYEFGLKEIRFQGEKSVYPIQNQNPLIERDYNKCILCGRCVRMCDEVQGVGAVDFSNRGFHAKIATEYDGVLACEFCGNCVEACPVGALTGKISRYKGRSWEAKKVRTVCNYCGCGCTITMHAKEGQVIRVSRADGATVNDGCMCVKGKFGFEYINHEDRLTTPLVRKDGKLVEATWEEALERVAENLGRIKQDYGSNSIGGLCSAKCTNEDNYVFQKFMRTVIGTNNVDHCARYUHSSTVAGLVASFGSGAMTNSIEEFVHSNAYFVIGSNTTEAHPIIALQLKKGVRFNGAKLVVADPREIPLTRYADLWLRHRPGTDAALINGLMHLILKEGLEDREFVRDRTENFDALKKVLKKYTPAYTEKVTGVPKEKLQEAARIIGTEERVAFFYAMGITQHVMGTENVMSVANLAMLTGNVGKPGTGVNPLRGQSNVQGACDMGGLFDYYPGYQRVDQEANRQKFSKAWRCDTLSREPGLPATGMVNAAIEGKVKALYVMGENPILSDPDIGHTEKAFANLEFLLVQDIFLTETAALADVVLPAASFAEKDGTFTNTERRVQRVREVIEPVGGSRVDWKILAAIAEKMGRPMHFQDSAGIFDEMASVTPLYGGISHERLERGSLQWPCPDADHPGTPYLHKGKFSRGKGFFSPVDYKPPTELPDAKYPFLLTTGRMLSHYHTGSMTRRSGGLHELCPEGFVEIHPRDAKKLKIKDGEEIRLTSRRGTVTVKAKITRRVPPKVVYMNFHFAESAANRLTIAALDPLSGIAEAKVCAVKVEKMQSVKVTV